The Canis lupus dingo isolate Sandy chromosome 8, ASM325472v2, whole genome shotgun sequence genome has a segment encoding these proteins:
- the LOC112657267 gene encoding uncharacterized protein LOC112657267 isoform X2: MACVQMKIHWGKKKARLEGREAGFELQQFLPSEAQGHQRQEPKGHSSKLSKIAGFLRVLRRNKGDKNVTDPPETSKGFSELVQDGQFLEAYLSIPTLVKQGQDCKSLYQVVAQSMWQVLQQALEGTEYCPELELKIQAVLGTIEWTQEKHQSWEDGDLQDGDLQDGDLQDGGVAAWGNQLEKLLRSDVEARVPALGPGDQVDLYLEKLEEAVTQGLRSPRASLLGPQLWKVYRTHFQEVLLNRLWELMHSFGTNRESCHMLYSWAKITLFGEPGKTLVSAPPTSQEPAVRHLLDSVTFVPWMSRMQKKLVGLIQESLEEQLENVLICDWKTWAQASCPTFIEIFQLLEENINAVQPIGLPITSQVQSMVLETFSKFLKRYEAEAAHFLHQNATAGPLPEVHVLANCCILRETWQELSWAHILPAHLDAVVQDTIHDIESHSRDHFLFKGRALCKRFEHLGRHREVPPGWPAYCLASPPSQHSVLFCSVLAHLEPQGPLKRTPSSHSTWTELGTLFYR; this comes from the exons ATGGCCTGTGTCCAAATGAAGATCCACTGGGGCAAGAAGAAAGCCAggctggaaggaagagaagcaggcttcgagCTCCAACAATTCCTGCCCAGTGAGGCTCAGGGGCACCAGAGACAAGAGCCCAAAGGCCATTCTTCGAAGCTGAGCAAGATTGCAGGGTTTCTGAGAGTACTGCGCAGaaataaaggagacaaaaatgTCACTGATCCACCAGAAACTTCCAAAG GTTTCTCCGAGTTGGTCCAGGATGGGCAGTTCCTGGAGGCCTACCTGAGCATCCCGACATTGGTAAAGCAAGGGCAAGACTGCAAATCCCTGTACCAGGTTGTGGCCCAGAGCATGTGGCAGGTGCTCCAGCAGGCTCTGGAGGGCACTGAGTACTGCCCGGAGCTGGAGCTAAAGATCCAGGCTGTGCTGGGCACCATAGAGTGGACACAGGAGAAGCACCAGAGCTGGGAGGATGGTGACCTCCAGGATGGTGACCTCCAGGATGGTGACCTCCAGGATGGCGGAGTTGCCGCCTGGGGCAATCAGCTGGAGAAGCTGCTGAGAAGTGATGTGGAGGCCAGAgtgcctgccctgggccctggcgACCAGGTGGACCTGTACCTGGAGAAGCTAGAAGAGGCTGTGACACAGGGCCTGAGGTCCCCGCGGGCCAGCCTGTTGGGGCCCCAGCTCTGGAAGGTCTACAGGACACACTTCCAGGAGGTCCTCCTCAACCGCCTCTGGGAGCTCATGCACTCCTTTGGCACCAACAGGGAAAGCTGTCACATGCTGTACTCCTGGGCCAAGATAACGTTGTTTGGGGAGCCAGG GAAGACACTTGTGAGtgcacctcccacctcccaggagcCCGCGGTCAGGCACCTCTTAGATTCTGTGACGTTTGTTCCCTGGATGTCCCGAATGCAGAAGAAGCTGGTGGGACTAATACAG GAAAGCTTGGAGGAACAACTAGAAAATGTCCTGATCTGTGATTGGAAAACATGGGCCCAGGCTTCCTGCCCGACGTTTATCGAAATCTTCCAG CTGCTGGAAGAAAACATTAATGCAGTACAACCCATTGGACTACCTATCACTAGCCAGGTGCAATCCATGGttctggaaacattttcaaagtttCTGAAAAG GTACGAGGCCGAGGCCGCCCACTTCCTCCACCAGAACGCCACTGCTGGGCCCCTCCCCGAGGTGCACGTGCTGGCAAACTGCTGCATCCTCAG GGAAACGTGGCAGGAGCTGAGCTGGGCACACATTCTGCCGGCACATCTGGACGCTGTCGTGCAAGACACCATCCACGACATCGAGAGCCACAGCCGGGACCACTTCCTGTTTAAGGGCAGAGCCCTGTGCAAG AGATTTGAGCACCTAGGAAGACACAGGGAGGTTCCTCCAGGATGGCCGGCATACTGCCTTGCCTCACCCCCGTCCCAgcattctgttctgttctgttctgttctggcCCATCTAGAGCCCCAGGGTCCTCTAAAAAGAACTCCCAGCAGCCACAGCACATGGACCGAACTTGGcaccctgttttatagatga
- the LOC112657267 gene encoding uncharacterized protein LOC112657267 isoform X1 has translation MACVQMKIHWGKKKARLEGREAGFELQQFLPSEAQGHQRQEPKGHSSKLSKIAGFLRVLRRNKGDKNVTDPPETSKGFSELVQDGQFLEAYLSIPTLVKQGQDCKSLYQVVAQSMWQVLQQALEGTEYCPELELKIQAVLGTIEWTQEKHQSWEDGDLQDGDLQDGDLQDGGVAAWGNQLEKLLRSDVEARVPALGPGDQVDLYLEKLEEAVTQGLRSPRASLLGPQLWKVYRTHFQEVLLNRLWELMHSFGTNRESCHMLYSWAKITLFGEPGKTLVSAPPTSQEPAVRHLLDSVTFVPWMSRMQKKLVGLIQESLEEQLENVLICDWKTWAQASCPTFIEIFQLLEENINAVQPIGLPITSQVQSMVLETFSKFLKRYEAEAAHFLHQNATAGPLPEVHVLANCCILRETWQELSWAHILPAHLDAVVQDTIHDIESHSRDHFLFKGRALCKSLLLGYFVRKDKDLVGALEALWQSLEGRPKMYSTLTYEDIMRSLHVVVFGEYIQALATHLKKLAPKKWEDILVQVNTDTTKLHNIFTKHRDVGLANLQEPIMGIFQLRGNKGRETVDDWLASFRDRFPDYLSTQAQPCCSVLLEETEDKGSCCCCC, from the exons ATGGCCTGTGTCCAAATGAAGATCCACTGGGGCAAGAAGAAAGCCAggctggaaggaagagaagcaggcttcgagCTCCAACAATTCCTGCCCAGTGAGGCTCAGGGGCACCAGAGACAAGAGCCCAAAGGCCATTCTTCGAAGCTGAGCAAGATTGCAGGGTTTCTGAGAGTACTGCGCAGaaataaaggagacaaaaatgTCACTGATCCACCAGAAACTTCCAAAG GTTTCTCCGAGTTGGTCCAGGATGGGCAGTTCCTGGAGGCCTACCTGAGCATCCCGACATTGGTAAAGCAAGGGCAAGACTGCAAATCCCTGTACCAGGTTGTGGCCCAGAGCATGTGGCAGGTGCTCCAGCAGGCTCTGGAGGGCACTGAGTACTGCCCGGAGCTGGAGCTAAAGATCCAGGCTGTGCTGGGCACCATAGAGTGGACACAGGAGAAGCACCAGAGCTGGGAGGATGGTGACCTCCAGGATGGTGACCTCCAGGATGGTGACCTCCAGGATGGCGGAGTTGCCGCCTGGGGCAATCAGCTGGAGAAGCTGCTGAGAAGTGATGTGGAGGCCAGAgtgcctgccctgggccctggcgACCAGGTGGACCTGTACCTGGAGAAGCTAGAAGAGGCTGTGACACAGGGCCTGAGGTCCCCGCGGGCCAGCCTGTTGGGGCCCCAGCTCTGGAAGGTCTACAGGACACACTTCCAGGAGGTCCTCCTCAACCGCCTCTGGGAGCTCATGCACTCCTTTGGCACCAACAGGGAAAGCTGTCACATGCTGTACTCCTGGGCCAAGATAACGTTGTTTGGGGAGCCAGG GAAGACACTTGTGAGtgcacctcccacctcccaggagcCCGCGGTCAGGCACCTCTTAGATTCTGTGACGTTTGTTCCCTGGATGTCCCGAATGCAGAAGAAGCTGGTGGGACTAATACAG GAAAGCTTGGAGGAACAACTAGAAAATGTCCTGATCTGTGATTGGAAAACATGGGCCCAGGCTTCCTGCCCGACGTTTATCGAAATCTTCCAG CTGCTGGAAGAAAACATTAATGCAGTACAACCCATTGGACTACCTATCACTAGCCAGGTGCAATCCATGGttctggaaacattttcaaagtttCTGAAAAG GTACGAGGCCGAGGCCGCCCACTTCCTCCACCAGAACGCCACTGCTGGGCCCCTCCCCGAGGTGCACGTGCTGGCAAACTGCTGCATCCTCAG GGAAACGTGGCAGGAGCTGAGCTGGGCACACATTCTGCCGGCACATCTGGACGCTGTCGTGCAAGACACCATCCACGACATCGAGAGCCACAGCCGGGACCACTTCCTGTTTAAGGGCAGAGCCCTGTGCAAG AGTCTGCTCCTGGGTTACTTCGTGAGGAAGGACAAGGATCTGGTTGGAGCTCTGGAGGCCTTGTGGCAGAGTCTGGAGGGCCGTCCCAAAATGTACTCCACTCTCACGTATGAG GACATCATGCGAAGTTTGCATGTGGTGGTCTTTGGGGAGTACATCCAGGCCCTGGCCAcccacctcaagaagctggcgcCCAAGAAGTGGGAGGACATCTTGGTTCAGGTGAACACTGACACCACGAAGTTGCACAACATCTTCACGAAGCACAGG GACGTTGGCTTGGCCAACCTACAGGAACCCATCATGGGGATCTTCCAGCTCAGAGGGAACAAGGGCAGGGAGACTGTGGATGACTGGCTGGCGTCCTTCAGGGACAGATTCCCAGATTATTTAAG cACCCAGGCCCAGCCATGCTGCTCTGTGCTCTTGGAGGAGACCGAGGACAAgggaagctgctgctgctgctgttga